The following proteins are co-located in the Campylobacter concisus genome:
- the ribH gene encoding 6,7-dimethyl-8-ribityllumazine synthase, with amino-acid sequence MKIIEGNLALKGGEKVAIVGARFNHIITDRLVEGARDAFLRHGGDEANLSLILVPGAFEIPMALEKALTSGKFDAVCCVGAVIRGSTPHFDYVSAETTKGIANVTLKYGKPVTFGVLTVDSIEQAIERAGSKAGNKGFEAMTGVIEMLSLYKNLEA; translated from the coding sequence ATGAAAATAATCGAAGGAAATTTGGCTCTAAAAGGCGGCGAGAAGGTCGCCATAGTGGGCGCTAGGTTTAACCACATCATCACCGATAGGCTGGTCGAGGGCGCGAGGGATGCGTTTTTGCGCCATGGCGGCGACGAGGCGAATTTGAGCCTCATTTTGGTGCCGGGCGCGTTTGAGATACCGATGGCGCTTGAAAAAGCACTAACTAGCGGTAAATTTGACGCCGTTTGCTGCGTGGGAGCGGTTATCCGCGGCTCTACGCCTCACTTTGACTACGTTAGCGCCGAGACTACCAAGGGTATCGCAAACGTCACGCTAAAGTACGGCAAGCCGGTGACCTTTGGCGTGCTAACGGTCGATAGCATCGAGCAAGCCATCGAGAGAGCTGGCTCAAAGGCTGGAAACAAGGGCTTTGAAGCGATGACGGGCGTGATCGAGATGCTAAGCTTATATAAAAATTTGGAGGCGTGA
- a CDS encoding DMT family transporter — translation MMHVLALLAAGCCEVLGVFFLTKFQKSFGVKKAANFLILTANFALSLWLLSYAMQAMAMSVAYAIWTGIGAIGAVGVGVVFNGEKMSAQNAFYLSLITLSAVMLKII, via the coding sequence TTGATGCACGTTTTAGCTCTTTTAGCAGCGGGATGCTGCGAGGTTTTGGGCGTGTTTTTTCTAACGAAATTTCAAAAAAGCTTCGGCGTGAAAAAGGCGGCGAATTTTTTGATTTTAACCGCGAATTTCGCCCTTTCGCTCTGGCTTTTGAGCTACGCGATGCAGGCGATGGCGATGTCGGTAGCGTACGCGATTTGGACGGGTATCGGAGCGATCGGAGCCGTGGGCGTCGGAGTGGTTTTTAACGGCGAAAAAATGAGCGCGCAAAATGCGTTTTATCTATCGCTAATAACGCTAAGCGCGGTAATGTTAAAGATAATTTAA
- a CDS encoding DMT family transporter translates to MQTKGFLWVLGGAVAECGWAYGLKHAQDAVGFALTAALVCVSFVSFIKALKYIPVSVAYTVFVGFGAFFIVVAESVSEYGSSGQAPDPLRLFFIATLVAGVLGLKRLKS, encoded by the coding sequence ATGCAAACTAAGGGCTTTTTGTGGGTATTAGGCGGCGCGGTCGCCGAGTGCGGCTGGGCGTACGGGCTAAAACACGCCCAAGATGCCGTAGGATTCGCGCTTACTGCCGCGTTAGTCTGCGTTAGCTTCGTATCGTTTATAAAGGCTTTAAAATACATCCCCGTTAGCGTCGCATATACCGTATTTGTGGGATTTGGAGCGTTTTTTATTGTGGTCGCCGAAAGCGTTAGCGAATACGGCTCAAGCGGCCAGGCGCCAGATCCCTTGCGGCTATTTTTCATAGCGACGCTAGTTGCAGGCGTACTGGGGCTAAAAAGGCTAAAATCTTGA
- the kdsA gene encoding 3-deoxy-8-phosphooctulonate synthase: protein MILIAGPCVIESKELVFEVAKRLVKFNENPKLDFYFKSSFDKANRTSISSFRGPGLEKGCEILAKVKKEFGFKILTDIHESYQAAPVGEVADVLQIPAFLCRQTDLLVAAAKTKAVVNIKKGQFLAASAMKHSVKKVLETRGISGDGYEVAKQNGVWLTERGSTFGYGNLVVDMRNLVIMREFAPVIFDATHSVQMPSALGEKSGGDARFVPYLARAAAAAGVDGFFYETHVNPCEALCDGPNMLNLDELDANIAQIFKIKDALGDAN, encoded by the coding sequence ATGATCTTAATCGCTGGACCTTGCGTGATAGAGAGCAAGGAGCTTGTTTTTGAAGTGGCAAAAAGGTTAGTTAAATTTAATGAAAATCCAAAGCTTGATTTTTACTTCAAGTCTAGCTTTGACAAGGCAAATCGCACGAGTATAAGCTCATTTCGCGGGCCCGGACTTGAAAAAGGGTGTGAAATTTTAGCCAAGGTCAAAAAGGAATTCGGTTTTAAAATTTTAACCGATATCCACGAGAGCTACCAGGCTGCGCCCGTAGGCGAAGTGGCCGACGTGCTGCAAATCCCTGCGTTTTTGTGCCGCCAGACCGATCTGCTCGTGGCCGCGGCTAAGACAAAAGCCGTGGTAAATATCAAAAAAGGGCAGTTTTTAGCGGCATCTGCGATGAAACATTCGGTCAAAAAAGTGCTAGAAACAAGGGGCATTAGCGGCGATGGATACGAGGTCGCTAAACAAAACGGCGTGTGGCTAACTGAGCGAGGCAGCACCTTTGGCTACGGAAATTTAGTCGTAGATATGCGAAATTTGGTAATAATGAGAGAATTTGCGCCCGTGATTTTCGACGCGACTCATAGCGTACAGATGCCGTCGGCTTTGGGTGAGAAAAGCGGCGGTGACGCGAGATTCGTGCCGTATCTAGCGCGAGCTGCGGCGGCTGCTGGCGTGGACGGATTTTTTTACGAGACGCACGTAAATCCTTGCGAGGCGCTTTGCGACGGGCCGAATATGCTAAATTTGGACGAGCTAGACGCAAATATCGCTCAAATTTTTAAGATAAAAGACGCCCTAGGCGATGCAAACTAA
- a CDS encoding DMT family transporter: MLKRFYISHLGIFYMLFACFMFAVTGAFAKYLSKDMPSIEVVFFRNLIGLFIVIYAIYRFPFKQAGGHFFLLMFRGFVGTVALFAFFYNVAHVNLATAFTFQKTNPIFTAILAAFIFKERLSSLGWFAVFLGFGGILLVIQPNLGISKTDIIGVWSGLGAAIAYTSVKELNKSYGTNVIVLSFMLWGSFLPLICMGLAEFFTYEPLDFLFSKFSMPSWYNVVFILLMGLSGYFFQSYMTKAFAVGKKAGVIAAVSYADVIFTLIIGYFMGDALPNHLALVGIILVVVSGILVVKEK, translated from the coding sequence ATGTTAAAAAGGTTTTATATTTCGCATCTTGGCATTTTTTATATGCTTTTTGCTTGCTTTATGTTTGCCGTTACTGGCGCATTTGCAAAGTATCTTAGCAAAGATATGCCATCTATCGAAGTTGTATTTTTTAGAAATTTAATAGGCCTTTTTATCGTCATTTATGCCATTTATAGATTTCCATTTAAACAAGCTGGTGGACACTTTTTTTTGCTAATGTTTCGTGGCTTTGTGGGCACAGTGGCACTTTTTGCTTTTTTTTATAATGTCGCTCATGTAAATTTGGCCACAGCTTTTACATTTCAAAAGACAAATCCAATCTTTACGGCTATCCTTGCAGCTTTTATTTTTAAAGAGCGTCTAAGCTCACTTGGCTGGTTTGCTGTATTTTTGGGATTTGGTGGAATTTTGCTTGTTATCCAGCCAAATTTAGGCATAAGCAAGACTGATATTATCGGTGTTTGGAGCGGCCTTGGTGCGGCGATCGCATACACGAGTGTAAAGGAGCTAAACAAGAGTTACGGTACAAATGTGATCGTGCTAAGTTTTATGCTTTGGGGCTCGTTTTTGCCACTTATTTGCATGGGTTTGGCAGAATTTTTCACCTACGAACCACTTGATTTTTTGTTTTCAAAATTTAGCATGCCAAGCTGGTATAACGTTGTTTTTATCTTGCTAATGGGGCTTAGCGGATATTTTTTTCAGTCGTACATGACAAAGGCGTTTGCGGTTGGCAAAAAGGCTGGAGTGATCGCTGCGGTTAGCTACGCAGACGTCATTTTTACGCTTATAATTGGCTATTTTATGGGCGATGCGTTACCAAATCACTTAGCGCTTGTAGGCATCATACTTGTCGTGGTTAGTGGAATTTTAGTTGTTAAAGAAAAATAA
- the der gene encoding ribosome biogenesis GTPase Der: MQKVILVGKPNVGKSSLFNRLAGRRIAITSDVSGTTRDTNKAKIEVEGKECILIDSGGLDDSSELFKNVKAKTLAEAKNSDVILYMVDGKMMPDDGDRAIFYELSKLNLPIALVINKIDSKKDEQREWEFVSFGAKKSFGISVSHNTGIDELSMWLAKHIEDKVQIKADTSEDFDDFLENYNDEGELSDEIDYESKNIRVGIIGRVNVGKSSLLNALVKESRAVVSDVAGTTIDPVNEIYEHDGRVFEFVDTAGIRKRGKIEGIERYALNRTEKILEETDVALLVLDSSEPLTELDERIAGIASKFELGVIIVLNKWDKSSEEFDELCKEIKDRFKFLAYAPIISVSALGGKRVHKIYPLIVEIYKNYTQKIQTSKLNEVIGEATKAHPLPRDKGRVVKIYYVVQFKTAPIMIALIMNRPKCLHFSYKRYLTNKLRESFNLTGVPIVLIPKKRGESDENKE; encoded by the coding sequence TTGCAAAAAGTAATATTAGTAGGCAAGCCAAATGTCGGCAAAAGCTCACTTTTTAACCGCTTAGCTGGTCGTCGTATCGCTATAACAAGCGATGTTAGCGGCACGACAAGAGATACAAACAAAGCTAAGATCGAGGTTGAGGGCAAAGAGTGCATATTAATCGACAGTGGTGGCCTTGATGATAGTAGCGAGCTTTTTAAAAATGTAAAAGCAAAAACTTTAGCAGAGGCTAAAAATTCAGACGTCATTTTATACATGGTCGATGGTAAAATGATGCCAGATGACGGAGATAGAGCCATTTTTTACGAGCTTAGCAAGCTAAATTTACCAATCGCATTAGTCATTAATAAAATAGACAGCAAAAAAGATGAGCAAAGAGAGTGGGAATTTGTAAGCTTTGGAGCAAAAAAATCATTTGGAATTTCTGTAAGCCACAACACAGGCATAGATGAGCTAAGTATGTGGCTAGCAAAGCACATAGAAGATAAAGTGCAGATAAAGGCCGATACTAGTGAAGATTTTGATGATTTTTTAGAAAACTATAACGACGAGGGCGAGCTAAGCGACGAGATAGACTATGAGAGCAAAAACATCAGAGTTGGCATCATAGGGCGTGTAAATGTCGGCAAAAGCTCGCTTTTAAACGCTCTTGTAAAGGAGAGTCGCGCCGTCGTTAGCGACGTGGCAGGCACTACGATTGATCCAGTTAATGAAATTTACGAGCATGATGGCAGGGTTTTTGAGTTTGTCGATACTGCTGGCATCAGAAAGCGTGGCAAGATCGAAGGCATCGAGAGATACGCGCTAAATAGAACTGAGAAAATTTTAGAAGAGACGGACGTAGCATTACTTGTGCTTGATAGCTCTGAGCCATTAACCGAACTTGATGAGCGCATCGCTGGCATCGCCTCAAAATTTGAGCTTGGCGTTATCATCGTGCTAAACAAATGGGATAAAAGTAGCGAAGAATTTGACGAACTCTGTAAAGAGATAAAGGATAGATTTAAATTTCTAGCATACGCGCCGATCATCAGTGTTTCGGCACTTGGTGGCAAAAGAGTGCATAAAATTTATCCGCTCATAGTTGAAATTTATAAAAACTACACTCAAAAAATCCAAACTTCAAAGCTAAATGAAGTGATCGGTGAAGCGACCAAGGCACACCCTCTGCCACGAGATAAAGGCAGAGTTGTGAAAATTTACTACGTAGTACAGTTTAAGACAGCGCCGATCATGATAGCGCTCATAATGAACCGCCCAAAATGCTTGCACTTTAGCTACAAACGCTACCTAACAAACAAACTTAGAGAGAGCTTTAATCTAACTGGCGTACCTATCGTGCTAATCCCTAAAAAACGTGGAGAGAGCGATGAAAACAAAGAATAA
- a CDS encoding shikimate kinase, with translation MKTKNNNIVLIGFMGVGKGTTARALSKALKTMNLDCDDLLESSQNMKIKAIFEEYGEEHFRQLEKDLAKFLATNVKNSIISTGGGFAKVKNLKKIGTVIYLKASFDAIMQRLKNSKNSEKKLAKRPLLSDLKRAEALHLEREELYEKKADYIVEVEGKTPKQIVKEIRMLLKI, from the coding sequence ATGAAAACAAAGAATAACAATATCGTTTTGATAGGGTTTATGGGCGTTGGCAAGGGCACGACTGCAAGGGCACTAAGCAAGGCACTAAAGACGATGAACCTTGACTGCGACGACTTACTAGAGAGCTCACAAAATATGAAGATAAAAGCTATCTTTGAAGAGTACGGAGAGGAGCATTTTAGGCAGCTTGAAAAGGATCTAGCTAAATTTTTAGCAACAAATGTCAAAAACAGCATTATTTCAACTGGTGGAGGCTTTGCGAAGGTTAAAAATTTAAAAAAAATTGGTACCGTGATCTATCTAAAAGCTAGTTTTGATGCGATCATGCAAAGGCTAAAAAATAGCAAAAATAGCGAGAAAAAGCTCGCCAAACGTCCACTTTTAAGTGATCTAAAAAGAGCCGAGGCATTACATCTGGAGCGAGAGGAGCTTTATGAGAAAAAGGCTGATTACATCGTCGAAGTCGAGGGTAAAACTCCAAAGCAAATCGTAAAAGAGATAAGGATGCTTTTAAAAATTTAG
- the trpS gene encoding tryptophan--tRNA ligase → MRVLTGLQPSGKLHLGNYFASIKQMVDMQEQNEMFMFIANYHAMTSLSEAKALKQNTFEAACAFLALGIDPNKSIFWVQSDVKDVLELYWVLSQHTPMGLLERAHSYKDKVAKGLSSHHGLFSYPVLMAADILLYNAQVVPVGKDQIQHVEIARDIAIKFNNEHGEIFTLPEAKIDENVATVPGTNGEKMSKSYGNTIDIFANAKTLKKQISSIVTDGTSLEEPKQWQNCNVYNIAKLFLDESEQKELQARYERGGEGHGHFKAYLNELIWDYFKDAREKFEHYQNNPDEVSGILEIGAKKASNVAQTTIKKVREAVGIY, encoded by the coding sequence ATGAGAGTATTAACCGGCCTCCAACCCTCCGGCAAACTACACCTTGGCAACTACTTTGCCTCGATAAAGCAGATGGTTGATATGCAAGAGCAAAATGAGATGTTTATGTTTATAGCAAACTACCACGCGATGACGAGCCTTAGCGAGGCCAAAGCCCTAAAGCAAAACACTTTTGAGGCTGCGTGTGCGTTTTTGGCACTTGGGATCGATCCAAATAAAAGTATTTTCTGGGTACAGAGCGACGTTAAAGACGTGCTTGAGCTTTACTGGGTGCTAAGCCAGCACACGCCTATGGGGCTTCTTGAGCGCGCGCACAGCTATAAAGACAAAGTCGCAAAGGGCCTTAGCTCGCACCACGGACTCTTTAGCTATCCGGTTTTAATGGCAGCTGACATTTTGCTTTATAATGCGCAGGTCGTACCCGTGGGCAAGGATCAGATCCAGCACGTAGAAATCGCTCGTGATATCGCGATAAAATTTAACAACGAACATGGAGAAATTTTTACATTGCCTGAGGCAAAGATCGATGAAAATGTCGCCACCGTGCCTGGCACAAATGGCGAAAAGATGAGCAAAAGCTATGGCAATACAATCGACATCTTTGCCAATGCTAAAACGCTTAAAAAGCAAATTTCTAGCATCGTGACAGACGGCACATCGCTTGAAGAGCCAAAACAGTGGCAAAACTGCAACGTATATAATATCGCCAAACTTTTCTTAGACGAGAGTGAGCAAAAAGAGCTTCAAGCTAGATATGAGCGTGGTGGTGAGGGTCATGGGCACTTTAAAGCTTATCTTAATGAGCTTATTTGGGACTATTTTAAAGATGCGAGAGAGAAATTTGAGCATTATCAAAATAATCCTGACGAAGTGTCTGGAATTTTAGAAATAGGAGCCAAAAAGGCAAGTAATGTTGCTCAAACAACGATAAAAAAAGTTCGTGAAGCAGTCGGAATTTATTAA
- a CDS encoding copper resistance protein CopD yields the protein MQNLYPYAQIVHLFCAIIFIGYLFFDVIIFKAACKKMPPELAQKAKQAIGSVAIKIMPLCILFLVLTGGMMMSNWVGSKAGGYFETNLQIIFMIKFFLAMLIVAAVITNLSCKFIFKRPSPLGNIHPFALTAAVFIVLFAKVMFMV from the coding sequence ATGCAAAATTTATATCCATACGCACAGATAGTTCATCTTTTTTGTGCAATCATCTTTATTGGTTACCTCTTTTTTGATGTAATCATTTTTAAGGCAGCTTGTAAAAAAATGCCACCTGAGCTTGCTCAAAAGGCAAAACAAGCTATCGGTTCAGTTGCTATTAAGATAATGCCACTTTGTATCTTGTTTTTGGTATTAACTGGAGGCATGATGATGAGTAACTGGGTCGGATCAAAGGCTGGAGGCTACTTTGAGACAAATTTACAAATCATTTTTATGATCAAATTTTTCTTAGCGATGCTAATCGTGGCTGCGGTTATAACAAATTTAAGCTGCAAATTTATATTTAAACGCCCTAGCCCACTTGGCAACATACATCCATTTGCGCTAACAGCAGCAGTTTTTATAGTACTTTTTGCAAAAGTTATGTTTATGGTTTAA
- the serS gene encoding serine--tRNA ligase, whose protein sequence is MINLKLLETNYDEFVKKLEGKNVKAGLLDELLQTFNELKQKRKALENFQAIQNAKSKELGIKARAGEDVSELKNELNLNKAALSDADEIVKQYEEKLEQISFSMPNITDDDVPFGKDEDDNVCIKTVLEPTKFSFTPKEHWELGESLGWLDFERGAKLSGSRFTVLRGMGARLSRALVNYMIDFNSARGFELVNIPYLVSSNTLFGTGQLPKFEEDLYKVRDEDLYLIPTSEVPVTNLYNDTIIEAEQLPIKMTCYSACFRQEAGSAGRDTRGMIRQHQFEKVELVSITKPDQSEGVLAEMISCASDLLTSLGLPHRHMLLCSGDLGFSAAKTIDLEVWLPGQGKYREISSISNTRDFQARRAKIRFKDGKKNMLVNTLNGSSLAVGRTLIAIMENYQKADGTIEIPEVLKRYM, encoded by the coding sequence ATGATAAATTTAAAACTACTCGAGACAAATTACGATGAATTTGTAAAAAAACTTGAGGGCAAAAATGTAAAAGCTGGGCTACTTGACGAGCTTTTACAAACTTTTAACGAACTAAAACAAAAGCGCAAAGCACTTGAAAATTTCCAAGCTATTCAAAACGCAAAGAGTAAAGAGCTTGGCATAAAGGCAAGAGCTGGTGAAGACGTGAGTGAGCTAAAAAATGAGCTAAATTTAAACAAAGCTGCACTTTCTGATGCTGATGAGATCGTTAAACAATATGAAGAAAAGCTTGAGCAAATTTCATTTAGCATGCCAAATATCACCGACGATGACGTGCCATTTGGCAAGGACGAGGACGATAATGTCTGCATTAAAACGGTGCTTGAGCCAACTAAATTTAGCTTTACACCAAAAGAGCACTGGGAGTTAGGCGAGAGCCTTGGCTGGCTTGACTTTGAAAGAGGCGCAAAGCTTTCAGGATCTCGCTTTACCGTTCTTCGCGGTATGGGAGCAAGGCTAAGTAGAGCGCTTGTTAATTACATGATCGACTTTAACAGCGCGCGCGGCTTTGAGCTTGTAAATATCCCTTATCTAGTAAGCTCAAATACACTTTTTGGCACTGGTCAGCTGCCTAAATTTGAAGAGGACCTTTACAAAGTGCGTGACGAGGATCTCTACCTCATCCCAACTAGCGAAGTGCCTGTGACAAATTTATATAATGACACGATCATTGAGGCCGAGCAGTTACCTATAAAGATGACTTGTTACTCAGCATGCTTCCGCCAAGAAGCGGGCTCAGCAGGACGTGATACGAGGGGCATGATCCGCCAGCACCAATTTGAAAAGGTCGAGCTAGTAAGTATCACAAAGCCTGATCAAAGCGAGGGCGTGCTTGCTGAGATGATATCTTGCGCTAGCGACTTGCTAACTAGCCTTGGTTTGCCTCACCGCCACATGCTTCTTTGCAGTGGCGATCTTGGCTTTAGCGCAGCAAAGACGATAGACCTTGAGGTTTGGCTACCTGGTCAAGGTAAATATAGAGAGATTAGCTCTATTTCCAACACTCGTGATTTTCAAGCAAGGCGTGCAAAAATTCGCTTTAAAGATGGCAAGAAAAATATGCTCGTAAATACGCTAAATGGCTCAAGTCTAGCTGTGGGTAGGACTCTTATTGCCATCATGGAAAACTACCAAAAAGCAGATGGCACTATCGAAATTCCAGAAGTTCTTAAAAGGTATATGTAG
- a CDS encoding tetratricopeptide repeat protein, with amino-acid sequence MAEEEVVVLKPPGEQAEQAPEEAKAEAPEEIVSLESIASEGVLQDESIPEPIPVKKSNKKLFIIAGVVALVLIILIVVLLVILLKKDKKENIDTASIVKNIENNYQTQNFGASKIDEMINKANQLYERGNKFEALKIYENIAVYNQSLSNYNLGVSQMKQERCDEAIVSFNKAITDRENTAVSAINAAVCSLELNNTKNFNYYIGLADSFLQYENNSPLYSYYYALINYYKGNYYEALQALSHPNTADYKNEYAYLSAKILSLLGDDERAIAKLESQKAFKADFTLAQLYARLGKYDKARDYLTKASKNTPNIDLIKMTEALIDLKTSDYGDAAAFIKDVYDYNASLPSKIYKIKTILKPDLFDVSLAQAHFSDDMFFDRTRRYETLFYFAPYKVFDAKQSIEQIRKGGVSVFLDDTSAANDYLSQSAAASKVNAKLSEAIAKALSYRLKEANKEFEELASTYPNHSILQYNLALSYAQLGNFSLAAKHFIASYHQDVNNHLAGIFGAICLDINRNLNPKLIEEIGENLENDKSLKPVNLYASLLSLVSGNQSAMIRWLEEPKEQTMLNLAFDIIIAKTTNNDELMVKKADELLKILPNDIIANILNFISKNKEQNVKEYAKAIQIHFNGKQLDSNAFYHGADIIKKQYIKLLQISGLLTRERDELRVELKNAPKNINLIQTLAYVDIFTNDFDESYKLYNQAIDEFKVNDASTLFLASVAATGAGKVSNAIALLELTKLNDASAIENRIALGLMYQQIDNIKAALIQYSKIGNVEYESEFYDFEIDNE; translated from the coding sequence GTGGCAGAAGAAGAGGTTGTAGTTTTAAAACCACCTGGCGAGCAAGCAGAGCAAGCGCCTGAAGAGGCAAAAGCCGAAGCACCTGAAGAGATCGTCTCGCTTGAGAGTATCGCAAGTGAGGGTGTGCTACAAGATGAGAGCATCCCAGAGCCAATCCCCGTAAAAAAGAGCAATAAAAAGCTCTTTATAATAGCAGGTGTGGTCGCTCTAGTGCTTATCATCTTGATAGTGGTTTTGCTAGTTATCTTGCTAAAGAAAGACAAAAAAGAGAACATAGATACTGCAAGTATCGTAAAAAATATAGAAAACAACTACCAAACGCAAAATTTTGGCGCTTCAAAGATAGATGAGATGATAAATAAAGCCAATCAGCTCTACGAGCGTGGCAATAAATTTGAGGCTCTAAAAATTTATGAAAACATAGCTGTTTATAACCAGTCTCTCTCAAACTACAACCTCGGTGTTTCGCAGATGAAACAAGAAAGATGTGATGAGGCGATCGTATCTTTTAATAAAGCTATAACCGATAGAGAAAACACAGCAGTTAGCGCCATAAACGCTGCTGTTTGCTCACTCGAGCTAAATAACACTAAAAATTTTAACTACTACATAGGACTTGCTGATTCATTTTTGCAGTATGAAAACAACTCGCCACTTTATAGCTATTACTACGCGCTTATAAACTACTATAAAGGCAACTATTACGAGGCGCTTCAAGCGCTTTCTCATCCAAATACTGCAGATTATAAAAACGAATATGCATATTTAAGTGCAAAAATTTTATCACTTCTTGGAGATGATGAAAGAGCAATAGCTAAGCTTGAGAGCCAAAAGGCGTTTAAGGCCGACTTCACGCTAGCACAGCTCTATGCAAGACTTGGCAAATACGATAAGGCAAGGGATTATTTAACAAAAGCTTCTAAAAATACGCCAAATATTGATCTTATCAAGATGACTGAGGCGCTAATTGATCTAAAAACTTCTGACTACGGCGACGCGGCTGCATTTATCAAAGATGTTTACGACTACAATGCTTCTTTGCCAAGCAAAATTTATAAGATAAAAACGATACTAAAGCCTGATCTTTTTGATGTCAGCCTAGCTCAGGCACACTTTAGTGATGATATGTTTTTTGATAGAACAAGGCGCTATGAGACGCTTTTTTACTTCGCACCTTACAAGGTCTTTGATGCAAAACAGAGTATAGAGCAGATAAGAAAAGGTGGCGTTAGCGTCTTTTTAGACGACACTTCAGCAGCAAATGACTATCTTAGCCAAAGTGCAGCTGCTTCAAAAGTAAATGCAAAACTTAGTGAAGCTATTGCAAAAGCACTAAGCTACCGCTTAAAAGAAGCAAATAAAGAGTTTGAAGAGCTAGCCAGCACTTATCCAAATCACTCTATCTTGCAATACAACCTTGCTCTAAGCTACGCTCAGCTTGGAAATTTTAGCCTTGCAGCAAAGCACTTCATAGCAAGCTATCACCAAGATGTAAATAACCATCTTGCAGGTATTTTTGGGGCGATTTGTCTAGATATAAATAGAAATTTAAACCCAAAACTCATTGAAGAGATCGGCGAAAATTTAGAAAACGACAAGAGTTTAAAGCCTGTAAATTTATATGCCTCGCTTCTAAGCCTGGTTAGTGGCAACCAAAGTGCGATGATAAGGTGGCTTGAAGAGCCAAAAGAGCAGACAATGCTAAATTTAGCCTTTGATATCATCATCGCAAAAACAACAAACAATGACGAGCTAATGGTAAAGAAAGCTGATGAACTACTAAAAATTTTGCCAAATGATATTATTGCAAATATCTTAAATTTTATATCGAAAAACAAAGAGCAAAATGTCAAAGAGTATGCAAAAGCGATACAAATTCACTTTAATGGCAAGCAGCTTGATTCAAACGCTTTCTATCACGGCGCTGATATCATCAAAAAGCAATACATCAAGTTACTTCAAATTTCAGGTTTACTTACAAGAGAGCGTGATGAGTTAAGAGTCGAGCTAAAAAATGCTCCAAAGAATATAAATTTAATCCAAACTCTAGCCTATGTCGATATCTTTACAAACGACTTTGATGAGAGCTATAAACTTTATAATCAAGCGATCGATGAGTTTAAAGTAAATGACGCTAGCACATTGTTTTTAGCATCTGTGGCTGCGACAGGAGCTGGAAAAGTATCAAACGCAATCGCACTTTTAGAGCTAACAAAACTAAATGATGCTAGTGCTATCGAAAATAGAATAGCTCTGGGTCTAATGTATCAGCAGATAGACAACATAAAAGCAGCTCTTATACAATACAGCAAAATAGGAAATGTTGAGTATGAAAGTGAATTTTACGACTTTGAGATAGATAATGAATAA
- a CDS encoding TlpA family protein disulfide reductase: MRYKILFLCLVSALVMGCVKQYEKHHITLNDSSGIDTQFFPTEKRLKIGDKPYMLFFFGTDCGVCKAAIPDLNALEKEYGKEVQFIGVLGPSKGFDKDIELLKEHNITFKTTSDKVSVDYFSKAVGGVMGVPVIYFFDKDGKMRSKFIGLTPKSVLESAIRSLL, translated from the coding sequence ATGAGATATAAAATTTTATTTTTATGTCTAGTCTCAGCCCTAGTTATGGGCTGCGTCAAGCAGTATGAGAAGCATCACATTACGCTAAATGACTCAAGTGGCATCGATACGCAGTTTTTCCCTACTGAGAAGCGTCTAAAGATCGGTGACAAGCCATATATGCTATTTTTCTTTGGCACGGACTGCGGCGTGTGCAAGGCTGCGATCCCTGATCTAAATGCACTTGAAAAAGAGTATGGTAAAGAGGTTCAATTCATTGGTGTTTTAGGACCTAGTAAAGGCTTTGATAAAGATATTGAGCTTTTAAAAGAGCACAACATTACCTTTAAAACTACGAGCGATAAAGTTTCAGTTGATTACTTTAGTAAGGCAGTTGGTGGCGTCATGGGCGTGCCAGTTATCTATTTTTTTGATAAAGATGGTAAGATGCGATCAAAATTTATCGGTCTTACACCAAAAAGCGTACTTGAAAGTGCTATAAGATCGCTCTTGTAG